In a genomic window of Ipomoea triloba cultivar NCNSP0323 chromosome 3, ASM357664v1:
- the LOC116014021 gene encoding protein WHAT'S THIS FACTOR 9, mitochondrial has protein sequence MLKRAIARENYTSTFSHHQKRTLVNAKVKWVKDGVLDRAVAGGRELKAASILLSLIGSDPQHWLPIYHLRRYRGQLGLPLHLKLSAFLRRYPSIFQEFYRRDTGGTPVPCFRLTSQALELHQEEAEILRECHTDIVNRLRKLLMLTKERMLPLQTLDQLKWDIGLPSDYQRLFTNNSSDLFSLVRLCDDRVGLKLLLWDDFLAVSHLEMNSVMKNGTLAFPIGFPRGFGLKRKFMEWLEEWQKLPYTSPFAVDLASRLDPRTDVSEKRIVGVFHELLHLTLQKKTERKNVSNLRKPLGLPQKFTKVFERHPGIFYISKKGDTQTVVLREAYDHSQLIEKHPLVGLRDKLASIMNQGFLDRSRGLYSKETKGGFEQDSLTSCFVGERTRYVSDEDSDFNLLSEYESD, from the coding sequence ATGCTGAAGAGAGCAATAGCAAGAGAAAACTACACTTCCACTTTCAGTCATCATCAGAAGCGAACTCTCGTAAACGCAAAGGTGAAATGGGTAAAAGACGGTGTCTTAGACAGGGCAGTAGCCGGTGGGAGAGAACTCAAGGCCGCCTCTATTCTTCTTTCCCTCATTGGCTCAGACCCCCAGCATTGGCTTCCCATTTATCATCTCCGTCGCTATCGCGGCCAGCTTGGCCTCCCTCTTCACCTCAAACTTTCCGCTTTTCTTAGACGATACCCCAGCATTTTCCAGGAGTTCTATCGTCGTGATACCGGAGGAACTCCGGTTCCTTGCTTCAGATTAACTTCCCAGGCACTAGAGCTTCACCAAGAAGAAGCTGAGATACTCAGAGAGTGTCATACAGATATAGTTAACAGGTTGAGGAAGCTTCTTATGCTGACCAAGGAAAGAATGCTTCCTCTGCAAACACTTGATCAGCTGAAGTGGGATATAGGTTTGCCGAGTGATTACCAGAGATTGTTTACCAACAACTCTTCAGATTTGTTTTCTTTGGTTCGTCTTTGTGATGATCGTGTGGGATTAAAGCTATTGCTTTGGGATGATTTTTTAGCGGTTTCCCATTTAGAAATGAATTCTGTGATGAAGAATGGAACATTGGCTTTCCCCATTGGATTCCCAAGGGGTTTTGGGTTGAAAAGGAAGTTTATGGAGTGGTTGGAGGAGTGGCAGAAGCTGCCTTATACATCTCCTTTTGCAGTAGATTTGGCCTCGCGTTTGGATCCCCGCACTGATGTTTCAGAGAAGAGAATTGTGGGAGTCTTTCATGAGCTTTTGCACCTTACATTGCAGAAGAAGACAGAGAGGAAGAATGTGAGCAATCTTCGTAAACCGTTGGGATTGCCTCAAAAATTCACCAAAGTGTTTGAGAGGCATCCTGGGATTTTTTACATTTCTAAAAAGGGTGACACCCAAACTGTTGTCCTCAGAGAGGCATATGATCACAGTCAACTCATTGAGAAGCACCCCCTTGTTGGTTTGAGGGATAAATTAGCGAGTATAATGAATCAAGGGTTTTTGGATCGTAGTCGGGGTTTGTATAGCAAGGAGACCAAAGGAGGCTTTGAGCAAGATTCATTAACAAGTTGTTTTGTTGGTGAAAGAACTAGATATGTATCTGATGAGGACTCAGATTTTAATCTCCTTTCGGAATATGAATCAGACTAA
- the LOC116013601 gene encoding uncharacterized protein LOC116013601, translating to MSSVHNSVDTVNAAATAIVSAETRTQPDTIPKKKWGSCWSHYWCFGSYKHKKRIGHATLVPEPTEPVATAPISENPNHSASSIVIPFIAPPSSPASFLLSDPPSATQSPAGLLSLKSLSFNAYSPGGTASIFTIGPYAHETQLVTPPVFSAVTTEPSTACFTPPPESTQLTTPPSPEVPFAQLLTSSLACNRRNSGTNLQFSLSQYEFQPYQYPGSPGSRLISPGSVVSNSGTSSPFTDRCAIVELCKGEAPKYLGYEHFSTRKWGSRVGSGSLTPNGWGSRLGSGTQTPNGGLSRLGSGTVTPNGAEPPSRDSYFPESQISEVASLANSDNGYEDEDIAVAHHRVSFELTGEEVPSCREKENAMSPDAIPEPSENNASLQISSCQADWLKGAENSYQSCVEESTNTIPGNALEGGGEQHCQKHRNITLGSSKDFDFDLFSQILPTEPEVLDKSAVDCEWWTSDKATEKESDVQKTWTFFPVLKHHEVS from the exons ATGAGCAGCGTACATAACAGCGTGGATACGGTAAATGCTGCCGCCACGGCCATAGTCTCCGCCGAGACTCGAACTCAGCCAGATACGATTCCG AAGAAAAAGTGGGGAAGTTGCTGGAGTCATTACTGGTGTTTTGGTTCATACAAGCACAAGAAACGAATTGGGCATGCTACACTCGTTCCAGAACCAACCGAGCCTGTAGCTACTGCTCCAATTTCTGAAAATCCCAATCATTCGGCTTCTTCCATTGTGATACCCTTCATAGCCCCACCCTCTTCGCCTGCGTCTTTTCTCCTGTCAGATCCTCCCTCGGCTACCCAATCCCCTGCCGGGTTACTTTCTCTCAAATCTCTGTCTTTTAATGCATATTCTCCAGGTGGGACTGCTTCGATTTTTACTATTGGTCCCTATGCTCATGAAACTCAGTTAGTTACACCGCCTGTGTTTTCTGCTGTCACCACTGAACCCTCTACTGCTTGTTTTACTCCCCCACCTGAATCGACACAACTGACAACACCACCTTCACCAGAAGTGCCATTTGCGCAGCTTTTAACATCGTCGTTGGCCTGCAATCGAAGAAACAGTGGAACAAACTTGCAATTCTCGTTATCCCAGTATGAGTTTCAGCCTTATCAGTACCCAGGGAGCCCTGGTAGTCGTTTGATTTCGCCTGGCTCTGTAGTGTCAAATTCTGGCACCTCTTCACCTTTCACTGATAGGTGTGCTATCGTTGAGTTATGTAAAGGGGAAGCTCCAAAGTATCTTGGGTACGAGCACTTCTCCACGCGAAAATGGGGCTCAAGAGTAGGTTCTGGATCTTTGACACCGAATGGTTGGGGTTCAAGGCTAGGCTCTGGAACTCAGACTCCAAATGGTGGCCTTTCAAGGCTTGGTTCTGGAACGGTGACACCTAATGGTGCAGAACCTCCCTCGCGAGACAGCTATTTTCCAGAGAGCCAAATTTCTGAGGTGGCATCACTTGCCAATTCTGACAATGGATATGAAGATGAGGACATTGCAGTTGCTCATCATCGAGTTTCGTTTGAACTAACTGGGGAAGAAGTTCCAAGTTGTCGAGAAAAGGAGAATGCCATGTCACCTGATGCCATACCAGAACCTTCAGAGAATAATGCATCACTACAAATCTCTTCTTGCCAAGCGGATTGGTTAAAGGGAGCGGAGAACTCTTACCAGTCTTGTGTTGAAGAAAGCACCAACACTATCCCTGGTAACGCTCTAGAAGGCGGTGGAGAGCAACACTGTCAAAAGCACAGAAACATCACACTGGGTTCAAGcaaagattttgattttgacctcttctcccaaatactgcCTACTGAGCCAGAAGTGTTGGATAAGTCTGCTGTTGATTGTGAGTGGTGGACTAGCGACAAGGCTACCGAGAAGGAATCAGATGTTCAGAAAACCTGGACTTTCTTCCCGGTGCTGAAGCACCACGAAGTAAGTTGA